The following proteins come from a genomic window of Populus nigra chromosome 6, ddPopNigr1.1, whole genome shotgun sequence:
- the LOC133696897 gene encoding uncharacterized protein LOC133696897, translated as MPEKGENQSWLFYRSNFVLQWRLHMLTAFVFFVMVVVWSMDGGTIKSVVESRRFAKQYLTINPHTQHPLTNLTEQKHQQQQQQTLQNFSTITKNVTADTPLAQETNNNNTSAPPRFNMVLNNDKNVSFPQNHSDGVLENPAPGRHQSGGNVKWVLTELEPNLTAYLLSRWLASGGEPCRESRTVEIVIPGLDDKDLIELTAGDRHEFGFQALDESKNLVCLGGDYFETDLSGETWKSRPLVRDFGNGSYSISLQVHPDFAGDYNLTVILLYRHFEGLKFSPWRFAFDKQLRKFQIKFVKGHTQLPKIKTCQKSDFIRDLWLGRWTRYGKNDGCQISNDGRYRCLAPDFPCQSPWCSGSLGMLESNGWVYSSHCSFRLFSADSSWNCLKNRWIFFWGDSNHVDTIRNMLNFVLDLPQIPSVPRRFDMNFSNPNDASQTVRITSIFNGHWNETLNYEGFNSLADEGFRKLLKKYFSEDTLPDTIIMNSGLHDGVHWRNLRSYTAGADYAASFWKEVMDSVRRRGLAVPLIFYRTTVATGGYARTLQFNPNKMEVYNWVALEKFRQAGLVTGVIDDFDMTFPWHFDNRCNDGVHYGRGPAKMKWRDGEIGHQYFVDLMLAHVLLNALCSK; from the coding sequence ATGCCTGAAAAGGGAGAGAACCAATCATGGCTTTTTTACCGTTCAAACTTTGTGCTTCAATGGCGTCTTCACATGCTCAcagcttttgttttctttgtcatGGTTGTTGTTTGGAGCATGGATGGCGGTACCATTAAAAGCGTTGTAGAATCAAGAAGGTTCGCCAAGCAATATTTGACCATTAACCCTCACACACAACACCCTCTCACAAATCTAACCGAGCAGAAGcaccagcagcagcaacaacaaaccCTTCAAAACTTCTCTACAATCACAAAGAACGTCACAGCAGACACCCCATTAGCCCAAGAgaccaacaacaataataccAGTGCCCCTCCTAGATTTAACATGGTACTAAACAACGACAAGAATGTTTCTTTTCCTCAGAATCATTCAGATGGAGTTTTGGAGAATCCAGCCCCAGGAAGGCATCAATCAGGTGGTAATGTGAAGTGGGTATTAACTGAATTAGAGCCAAACTTGACTGCATATCTTCTTTCAAGGTGGTTAGCCTCCGGAGGGGAGCCTTGTAGAGAGTCACGTACAGTGGAGATCGTGATTCCTGGATTGGATGATAAAGATTTGATTGAGTTGACAGCTGGTGATCGTCATGAATTTGGTTTTCAAGCACTGGATGAGTCCAAGAATCTTGTTTGTTTAGGTGGAGATTATTTTGAGACCGATCTTTCAGGGGAGACATGGAAATCAAGGCCTTTAGTCAGAGATTTTGGAAATGGGTCTTACTCTATTTCGCTTCAAGTTCATCCTGATTTTGCTGGTGATTATAATCTTACTGTTATTTTGCTCTATAGGCATTTTGAAGGTCTTAAATTTTCACCGTGGAGATTTGCGTTTGATAAACAATTGCGTAAGTTTCAAATCAAGTTTGTTAAAGGTCACACTCAATTGCCAAAGATTAAAACTTGTCAAAAATCTGATTTCATTAGAGATCTTTGGTTAGGAAGGTGGACTAGGTATGGTAAAAATGATGGCTGTCAAATTAGTAATGATGGCCGGTACCGCTGTCTCGCGCCAGATTTTCCATGCCAAAGTCCTTGGTGTAGTGGTTCTTTAGGGATGTTAGAGAGTAATGGCTGGGTGTATTCTAGTCATTGTTCATTTAGGTTGTTTTCAGCTGATTCTTCTTGGAATTGCTTGAAGAATCGGTGGATTTTCTTTTGGGGTGATTCAAATCATGTTGATACTATAAGAAACATGCTCAATTTTGTGTTGGATTTGCCTCAAATACCATCAGTTCCTAGACGGTTTGATATGAACTTTTCAAACCCGAACGATGCTTCTCAGACTGTTCGGATTACTAGCATTTTCAATGGTCATTGGAATGAAACACTGAATTATGAAGGATTTAATTCCTTGGCGGATGAAGGATTTAGGAAATTGTTGAAGAAGTACTTCTCAGAGGACACGTTGCCAGACACTATAATCATGAATTCAGGTTTACATGATGGTGTGCATTGGCGAAATTTGAGATCATATACGGCGGGAGCTGACTATGCAGCATCATTCTGGAAAGAAGTTATGGATTCGGTGAGGCGGAGAGGATTGGCAGTTCCACTCATCTTTTACCGGACAACGGTAGCCACTGGTGGGTATGCAAGGACACTGCAATTTAATCCGAACAAGATGGAGGTATATAATTGGGTTGCTTTAGAGAAATTTAGGCAAGCTGGGTTGGTTACTGGTGTGATAGATGACTTTGATATGACTTTTCCATGGCATTTTGACAATCGGTGCAATGACGGAGTACACTATGGCAGAGGTCCAGCTAAGATGAAGTGGAGGGATGGTGAAATTGGCCACCAGTATTTTGTCGACCTCATGTTGGCTCATGTGCTGCTCAATGCTCTGTGTTCAAAATAG